ACCCTGATAATGCATCCGACGACATGGTTCCCCAACTCGCACGAGGTGCAGGTACACCTAAACCTAGATAACTCAAAAATGCTTCTGTGAATATTGCCGTAGGGATTGTTAAAGTCAACGTAACAAGGATCGGACCTAATGTATTAGGGATCAAGTGTCGGAACATCAACCTGAAGTTACTCGCCCCTAATGATTTTGAAGCCATGACGTATTCTTCAGATTTTAGTTGCAGAACCTGTCCACGCACAATCCTTGCCATACTAATCCAACCCGTTATGCTCATTGCAATGATCATCGTCCATAATCCTGGAGGCATAACAACCATCAACAAGATAACGACTAATAAATAAGGTACACCATACAGAATATCTGCTATCCGCATCATATACTCATCTACTTTGCCGCCAAAGAAGCCGGATATCGCTCCCCAAATCACACCAATTACTAAATCAATTAGAGAAGCCATTAAACCGATGAATAATGAAATTCTCGCGCCATACCATGTTCTTGCAAATATATCTCGACCAAGATTATCCGTTCCAAACCAATGTTCCGCAGTCGGAGTCTTGTTCACATTCATAATGTTGGTATCATCGTAGCTTTTTCCTGAAATCGGTTCACCAATCAAGGCCATAATTGCTAGTAATACAATCATAATGACACCGAAAACGGCTAGCTTATTTTCACGGAAACGACGCCCTGCGTCCTTCCAATAGGATGAACTTTCACCTACGATTTTTTCAGATGCTTCTTGATCTATTCCCAATGGTTCGAAATCTGACTTTTCCAGTTGCAAACGTGTCATTAACTATTAGCCCCCTTATTTGCCAGTTTTATCCGTGGATCAACCCAGCCGTAAATAAGATCGACTATCAAAATGGATATAAGTAATAGGACACTGAAAAATACGGTAGTCCCCATAATAACTGTGTAATCTCGATTTGTGACACTTTCAACAAACTCGCGGCCTAAACCTGGAATTCCAAATATCTTTTCGATTATAAAACTACCGGTTAATATGCCGGCTACCAATGGCCCCATGTAGGATACAACTGGTAAAATTGCATTTCTAAGTCCGTGTTTATAGATAACTACGCGTTCCGATAATCCTTTTGATTTTGCTGTTTTGATATAATCCGCATTCAACACTTCTAACATACTAGACCGCATTAACCTGGCAATAAACGCGAGCGGTGTCGTTGCTAGTGCAAATGCCGGCAATATCGTATGGGCAAAAGACTCGAATCGAGCAATTGGCAACAAAGACAATTGCATTGAAAAAATATATTGTAGGATTGTCGCCATAACAAAGCTCGGGACAGAAATCCCCAAAATCGCAATCACCATGACGGTATAGTCACTTCCCTTATTATGCCGAATGGCAGCAACGGTCCCAAACAACACACCGAAAGCCAATGCGATAAAAATGGCCTCCAATCCTAGAATTAAAGAGTAGGGAAAACTTCTTTTAATAATATCCGTAACTTGTTGACCTTCATATTTAAATGAAGGGCCAAAATCAAATTTGGCAGCGCTAATCAAATAATTAAAATACTGTTCATGAATAGGGTCATTTAATCCGTATGCTTCCTGCATTTGTCGTTCGATTGCAGGAGATGTTTTTCGTTCGGATGTAAAAGGCCCACTCGGTGCTAATTTCATTAGTCCAAATGTGATTGTGATAATAAATAACAGGGAAATTAGAATGTAGCCAATTCGTTTAAGTAAGTATCTAGCCAAGTGAGAACACCTCCGTAATCCTTTGGATAAAGTGTATATTCCTTCATTGAACAAAAAATAGGGGTGAAAACAAATCACCCCTATGAAACCTATAACGATCATTGTGTCCTATGACTTGTTATTCTTCTGCAATATAGCCCCATTTGTATTGAACGAGACCTAGTGGTGATACTTCAACGTTTTTAACTTTATCTTTATTCGTCCATACGTTTGTATAGAAGTAAAGTGGCGCTAACGGAAGTTCATCCATAAAGATATCTTCTGCTTTACGTAATAAATCTTCACGTGCTTTAGCGTCTGTCTCAGTTCTTGATTCCTTCAACAAACCTTGATACTCCGAGTTTTCCCAGTTTGTATAGTTGTTTCCACCCTTAGTTTCAAAGATTTCTAGGAAGTTGATCGCATCGTTAAAGTCAGCAAGCCAACCCATACGTCCGACTTGGAAGTCACCTGCGCCCATGGAGTCAAGATAGACACCCCACTCTTCATTGTGAAGTTCAACATTGATTTCTAAATTCTTTTTCCACATATCTTGAACTGCTTGCGCAATCGATCCATGTGCTTCACTTGTATTATAAGAAAGTTTAATCGTTGGCATTTCACTTAAACCTAATTCTTCTAACCCTTTTTCCATCAACTTTTTAGCTTCTTCAATATCATTATCTTTAAAGTAACCTTCTGCATTTTCTTCGAAAATCGAAGGTGGAACCAATGCCATTGCCGGTGCTTGCTCGGCTTGCGTAATATTGTCTACAATCCCTTGACGATTAATCGCCATAGCGAATGCTTTACGAATATTTACGTTGTTAAATGGTTCTGCTTCTGTGTTAAACGCGTAGTAATAAACGCCTGCAAGTGGTGAAATGTTTAATACATCGTCTTTTTTGTATGATGGGATAGCTGCCAACGGAATGGAGTCTGTTGGAGAACCGAGCCAATCGATTTCACCTTTGTCATACATTTGTTTCGCTGTATTTTCATCTTCAATCATTACCATCGTGATTGTTTCTAACTTAACTGTATCTGCATCCCAATATTCAGGATTTTTCTTCAAAACAATCTCATCTTTATGTTTCCAAGAATCCATAAGGAATGGACCATTTGTTACGTATGTGTCAGATTGGTCTTGTGCCCAGTTAGGATTTGCTTCTGCTACACTCGCATTGACGGGAAAGAACGTATAAAACGCTGTCAATTCAAGGAAATAGGCTGTTGCTTGTTCTAACTCGACAACCAATGTTTGATCATCTTCGGCTGTAACGGCTACATCATCTAGGGACCCGCCGTTTTCTTTAGCAGCTTCGGCACCTTTAATCATATAAAGTTGATAGGCGTAGTCTGTGTCCACATTAGCTGGATCAAGTACCCACTTCCAAGCGTATTCAAAATCTTTTGCTGAAACAGCATCTCCGTTAGACCATTTTGCACCTTCTCGGATTTTGAATGTGTATTTTAAGCCGTCGTCAGACATTTCGTAGCTCTCTGCCATAGCTTCTTCAACTTTACCTTCTTGGTTTACACGCATTAAACCTTCAAACGTCTGGTTTAATACCGCACCTGAAGTAGTATCTGTCGCTAGGGCTGGGTTTAATGAAGGCGGTTCCGATCTGATGTTCACATTCAACGTTTGATCCGCCGCTAGCTTACCTGTTTCTTCCTTTTCACCGGATGTTCCTTCTTTTTCACCAGTTTTCTCATCACCACAAGCCGCTAAAATCATACTCATAGTAAACACTAAAACTAGTAATGCTAACCAACTTTTCTTCATAATTCAATCCCCCTCAGGCTTCATTATTAACTCAATATGCTGAATACGCTTACAACACATCTTACAGCTAAGTATACTATCATTAATTGAATATTCCTACCCCCAATTTACAAAAGTTATAGAAAAATATGAATAGTACTATTTAAATATACTTTATAGCCAAATAAAAAACGCTTCCAGACTTTACCGGTAGCGTTTTCCATCTATAATATTATTATTTTACTGGAACAACTGAGCCTTTCCATTCTTCTATGATAAAGTCCTGAATTTCTTTTGATTTCAATGCATTGATCAACGCTTTTATTTCAGCTTTTTCCTCATCACCTTTGCGAACAGCAATCACATTCACGTATGGTGAATCCGAATCTTCAAGCGCTATTGAATCTTCCATTGGATTCAAGCCTGCATCTATGGCATAGTTTGAGTTAATCAACACTGCATCGCCTTCATCATTGTTGTAAAGTTGTGGTAATAAAGCCGCTTCATAATCCGCTTCAAAATTGATATTTTTAGGATTATCGATGATGTCTTTTACTTCAGCAGTCGTTTTCTTAATGTCCTCGTTCAGCTTGATAAGCCCTTGTGCTTCAAGCATTGCAAGTACACGTCCATGATCGGCGATAGAGTTACTCATTAAGATCGTTGCTCCATCTGGAAGTTCCTTAAGAGACTTATACTTTTTCGAATAAACGCCGATTGGTTCAATATGGATTTCACCCGCATTCACGAAATCATAGCCATGATCACTCATTTGAGATTCTAGATACGGTATATGTTGAAAGTAGTTTGCGTCAATTTCACCAGAGTCCAGGTCCGTGTTTGGCATGATGTAATCTGTGTATTGGTCTATGACAAGATCAACGCCTTCTTCTTTCAACATTGGTTTAACTTTTTCTAAAATAATTGCATGCGGTATATTCGAAGCACCAACAACTAGCGTTTTTTCTTCTTGAGCATTTCCGCCGTCACTGCTCGCATTGTTTTTGTCACCTTCGTTTTTTGTTCCGCAAGCTACTAATGTCAGAACAAGTGCTGCTAATAAAATTGCTGATAGTACTTTTTTCATTGTGTGAACGCCTCTTTTCTATGCTGTATATATTTGACAGGCAAAGCCCGTTATTCCTAACTATAATTATCTTTTGTCTAACTTTTTAACAGCGAAATCTCCGATAAATTGAATGATAAACACGACGATTAAAATTAGAATGGTTGCCATTATCGTAACGTCTTCACGGCTTCGTTGGAATCCATCCAAAAAGGCTAGTGTACCTAGTCCTCCTGCCCCGATAACACCCGCCATTGCCGTATACCCTACAAGCGCAATAGCCGTAACGGTAATTCCAGAAATTAAAGCAGGCATTGATTCTGGTAATAAAACCTTAAAAATAATCGTAGAAGTTTTTGCACCCATCGATTTTGCAGCTTCAATGACACCTCTATCGATTTCCTGTAACGCAATTAAAACCATACGGCCATAGAATGGTGCAGCACCGATAATTAATGCAGGTAAAGCTGCCTCTGGTCCGCGTATCGTACCCAGTAGAAATTTTGTAAATGGAATGAGTAGAATAATTAATATGATAAACGGGATCGATCGGAATAGATTGACGAATGCCCCTGCAAGCGTAGAAATCAACTTATTCGCCCATAATTGTCCTGGTCCAGAGAGGAATAACAATACGCCTAACGCCAATCCAATGACAAATGTGAATACTGTCGACATCGCTGTCATATAAAGCGTTTCTAAGGTCGCTTCCCACATTTTAGCCCAGTCGACATGCGGAAATAGGTTTTCAATCATTGCCGATCACCTCCGTCCGGACATCTTGTTCATTAAGATAATGGATCGCTTCCTGGATAATCGACTCTTCCCCGACTAATTGAAGAATGAGCGTGCCGTATGCACCATCATGCGTTTGGGCTATATTCCCTTGTACAATATTGACGTCAATCATAAACTTTCGAATCAGGCTCGTAATTACAGGCTGTCCAGTTCGTTCACCTACAAAAACAAGTTTTATAAGGGTTCCTGATGGGAATTCTTCTTTAATATGTTCCATCGCCACTATTGTTTCTGATGGTTCCGTCACTTGCGATAAGAAACGTTTTGTAATCGGCTCCCTTGGCGAATGGAACACCTCAAGAACATTGCCCATTTCGACAACTTTACCTTCTTCCATAACTGCAACCCGATGACAAATCTTTCGGATGACATGCATTTCATGTGTAATGAGTACAATCGTCAACCCTAGTCGCTCATTGATGTCAGTAAGTAGATTTAGTATCGAATCTGTCGTTTCAGGATCAAGTGCAGATGTTGCTTCATCACAAAGCAATACCTCTGGATCATTGGCGAGTGCACGCGCAATTCCTACCCGTTGCTTTTGGCCGCCCGATAATTCAGATGGGTAGGCATTCTCTCGTCCCTTTAAGCCTACCAGCTCGATTAGTTCAGCAACTTTTCTATCGCGTTCCACTTTAGGTACATTTGCGATTTCAAGTGGAAATGCAATATTATCTTTAACGGTTCTTGACCATAGCAAGTTAAAGTGTTGGAATATCATGCTAACTTTTTGCCGGGCTTTCCTTAATTGTTGTCCTTTAATGGCTGAGATTTCTAAACCGCCAATTGTGATTGCTCCACTCGTTGGCATCTCTAGTCCATTTAGGAGTCGAATGAGTGTACTCTTTCCTGCACCACTATAGCCAATAACGCCGAAGATTTCGCCTTCAGCGATATCGAAGGTGACGCCGTCGACGGCAACGATAGAATTTGCGCCTTCACCGAAGACTTTGTTTACATTTTTTAACTGAATCATTTTTCTCCACCTCAACAAATATTAAAAAGCCTTTCCGCTAGATGCAGAAAGGCTCAACGTTTAAAATAAGCGTTTGTCCAATCTCTCATCTTTCAAAGCAAAACGCGCTTTGTGTGATTTGGCACCAGTTCACAAAAGTGATGGTTGCCGGGCTTCATAGGGCACTTCCCTCCGCCGCTCTTTATAAGAGTGATTTGATTATATGTTTACTATAAGAGTAAATTTATCATAAATGACTAGGGCATGTCAACTAATTTTCATTAGTAGATCGGGTACTGAATGAAATGCATAAACCTTCTCTTGTAGAACGCCTTCTTTTGCGATGAGAAGGCAAGGCACACTTTCAATTTTATAATCGATGGCCAAGTCCTCAAGGTAATTCAAATCAGCCTTTCCGATTGGGATTTCTGGCTTCATGACGGTGATTACATTCATCATTTTCGAAGCAACTGCACAGGTCCCACACAGCGGCGTGTACAAATAAAATACCGCAACATCCGATTCTTCAAGCTGTCTTTCCCATTCTTCTCTCGTCCAATTATCCATTATATCTACCTTCTTACTATAAAAATTCAGCGCGGACCTCAAAATGTGCTGCTTGAAGCACCGCGGCTAGTACATTATAGGGTGTCGTTTCGACTTCTTTATATACTTTTTCCGTGTAAAGATGAATTGCCAATGGGTATTCTCTCTTGAAAAGTGCTCGCGTTTTTTCACCATCTTCATCCGCATCCATAAAGACATACATCTCATGTTGTTCATAAGAAGCTAGCAATTCTTCTAAATGATACGGACTTATCGTACCATGTGTACAGATAATTTCAATTGGTTCAGCAAGTATCCGACTGACTCTTATACGATCTGATTTACCTTCTACAATCAGTACTTTTTCAAATTCCATTGTGAATCGACTCCTTTGCCAATATTCATCTTTAGACAGAAAAAAACGCCGAATAGCACTCGGCGTCCCATGTCAATGATTACTCGATTGTCATTTTGTCATAGTCTTCAGCTGACATAAGTGCATCCAATTCAGAAACATTAGATGGTTCAACAACAATCATCCACGCTTGTTCGTAAGGAGATTCGTTCACAAACTCCGGGCTATCTTCTAGCTCTTCGTTCACTTCAACTACTTTTCCGCTAATAGGCGCATATAACTCGGAAACTGTTTTAACTGATTCAACGCTACCGAAAGGCTCGTCTGCAGTTATCTCATCGCCAACTTCAGGTAACTCAACGAAAACAATATCGCCTAGTTCAGACTGTGCAAAGTGTGTGATTCCAATACGGTACTTACCGTCTTCATCTTTTACCCACTCATGTTCTTCTGAATACTTAAATTCCTTTGGTGTGTTCATAATCATAGCCCCCAAAATAGTTATTCTTTCAATCTAATAGTGCCATAAGCTAGCTGGAAATACAAGACGAGTAGCCATTATCTCCAGACTTTTTCAAACGTTTCTTCTTTGAATCCAACGGTTGTTTTTCCATTGCCATATACAATTGGTCTCTTGATCAACATGCCGTTTGATGATAATAGCTTAATTTTTTCATCTTCCGTCATTGTTGGTAATTTATCTTTCAACTTAAGCTCACGATAAACATTTCCGCTCGTATTGAAAAACTTTTTAATATCCAACTCAGACGCCGCAATCATTTCACGAAGTTCATCTTCGCTTGGCGGGTTTTCAGCAATATTTATTTCTTCAAAAGTAACACCATACGACTCCAGCGACTTTTTCGCTTTTCTGCACGTACTGCATTTAGGGTATCCGTAATAGGTCAGTTTCATAACAAGAACCACTCCTTCGTTTACCCCATTGTAGCAAAAATTCACCCAGATACCAAAAAGGCATCTGGGTAACTTTTGTCAATTAGACGATATATCTTTCTACATCAATGAGTTTTTCGGAAGCTTCTCTTTTCTTCGCGATGATATTGTAAGGCGTTGAACGCGTTAATTTTCGAAGCGCTGAAAGCATCATGCGCTGGTTGTCGCCTTCAACCGCTGCCAATAAAACTTCTTTTGCATCCTTTTCGATTTCTGCAAAGGCTTCTTGACAGAATACCTCCGTGTAAAGGATTTTTTGTTTTTCTTTTTCCTCGCCGTTACGTGCAATTGCTTTTTCCGTACGAAGAAGTGCAGATTCCATACCAAATACATTGCTTGCGATATCCGCGATGTTGACGAGAATCTCTTGTTCTTGTTCAAGTTTTGTACCGAAACGCTGCGCTGCAAGACCCGCTACTAACAGTCCAATCTTTTTCGCGTTTTTCACCAACACTTTCTCTTGTGCAAGGGCCTCGTCGCCGATTTCTTCAGGCATCATCATAAGGAGTTCTTCTTGTAATCCCTGCGCTTTTTCCAGTAACGGCAATTCACCTTTTAATGCTTTTCTCATGAAAGTTCCGGGTACGAGCAAGCGGTTAATTTCATTGGTTCCTTCAAAAATTCTATTGATACGGGAATCACGGTAAATGCGTTCGACTTCGTATTCCGCCATAAAGCCGTATCCACCATGAAGTTGAACCGCTTCGTCAGCAACATAGTCTAGTAATTCCGAACCGACAATTTTATTGATCGAACATTCAATTGCATATTCTGCAATCGAAGCTGCAATTGCTTTTCCATCTTTACGTTCTTCAGCAGTCATTGCGCTATTTCGTTCTTCAAAATAACCAATCGTGCGGTAGACTAAACTTTCAGCCGCATAGGTACGTGAAGCCATTGTCGCGAGCTTTTCTTTTGTTAAATTAAATGAAGAGATAGGCGTTTTAAACTGTTTTCGTCCATTTGCATATTCAATTGCCAATTGAAGCGCGCGTTTTGATCCACCAACTGTCCCAACTCCCAGTTTATACCGGCCAATATTTAAAATGTTAAACGCAATTACGTGACCGCGTCCCACTTCACCTAATAAGTTTTCAACAGGTACTTCTGCGTCTTGAAGAATTAGCGTACGTGTAGAAGATGATTTAATCCCCATTTTCTTTTCTTCCGCACCGACAGATACGCCTGGGAAGTCTTTTTCAACGATAAATGTTGAGAATTTATCGCCGTCAATTTTTGCATAAACAACGAAAACATCGGCAAATCCAGCGTTCGTAATCCATTGTTTTTCACCATTTAAAATGTAATGCGTTCCTGCTTCATTGAGCTTCGCATTTGCGCTGGCACCCAATGCATCTGATCCAGAACCGGGTTCAGTTAATGCGTAAGCTGAGATTTTATCTCCCGTAACGGAGTTTGGTAGATATTTTTCTTTTTGTTCTTCCGTACCGAATAATACGATTGGCAATGTTCCGATGCCGACATGGGCACCGTGTGTAATTGAAAAGCCGCCCGCACGTGACATTTTCTCAGAGATTAGCGCTGATGAAATGGCATCTAATCCAAGTCCACCGTATTCTTCTGGAACATCTGCCCCTAGAAGACCTAAATCACCCGCTTTTTTCAATAAACGAACGGAGTGCTCAAATTCATGGTTTTCTAAGTTATCGATGACAGGAACAACTTCATTTAATACATAGTCTTCAGTTGTTTTCGCAATCATTTTCTGCTCTTCAGTAAAATCCTCTGGCGTGAAGACACGATCTGCTTCGATGTCTTCAATTAGAAAAGCGCCACCTTTAATTAAGTTTGCTGTTTTCAATTCAGTCATTGTTTTTTCCTCCCTTTAATTAAAACGAAATATCACTTGTAAGTACAATCACTAAAAAGTGTAATGATATAAAAAGATGCTTCTTAATATTTTTATAACAACTCAAATACGCCTGCGGCACCCATTCCGCCGCCGATACACATTGTCACGACACCGAATTGCTTGTTTTGACGTTTTAGTTCATCCAACATGCGAATGGTTAAAATTGAGCCAGTTGCGCCAAGTGGATGACCGAGCGCGATGGCTCCGCCGTTGACATTCACTTTATCCATATCAAGACCGAGGTGACGGATGACTTGAAGGGATTGAGATGCGAACGCCTCGTTTAATTCCCATAAATCGATGTCTTCGATGGATAATCCAGCAATTTCTAGCGCTTTCGGAACCGCTACAATTGGACCAATTCCCATCACTTCTGGCGGAACGCCCCCAACTGCGAATGACCGGAACTTAGCGATTGGCTTCAATCCTTCCGCTTCCGCCACTTCACGATCCATGATTAAGACTGCACCTGCACCGTCTGATGTTTGTGATGAGTTGCCCGCAGTTACTGAACCCGTTACAGAAAATGCTGGACGTAAACGTGCGAGCACTTCTGTCGTTGTGCCATGACGAACCCCTTCATCCATTTCAAACATGAACTTCTTTTCCGCAGCTTTCCCATCGTCATTAACATAACGCTGAGTCACTTCTACTGGAACAATTCCATCATTAAACTTGCCAGTAGCAATCGCTGCTGCAGCTCTCTCATGGGAACGAACCGCAAATGCATCTTGATCTTCGCGGCTTACACCATATTTTGTTGCGACTTGCTCAGCGGTATGGCCCATTCCCATATAATATTGTGGTGCTGTTTCTGCTAATTTCACGTTGGGACGAACAACATTCCCCATCATTGGAACCATGCTCATCGATTCCGCCCCACCTGCAAGAATCGCTTTTGAAGCCCCAAGCATAATCCGCTCTGCTCCGTAAGCAATTGTTTGCAAGCCTGAGGAACAAAATCGGTTGACGGTAATTGCGGGTGTTGTATCTGGAAGTCCTGCTAGCGCGCCGATATTCCGTGCCATATTCATTCCTTGTTCCGCTTCTGGCATCGCACAACCAATAATTAAATCATCGATTGGTCCGTCGTAACCACCCGCGCGCTTTAATGTTTCCTTTACTGCAATCGCTCCTAGATCATCCGGACGAACGTTTGCCAGTGAACCTCTTTTCGCTCTTCCAACCGGCGTTCGTGCACCGGCTACAATTACTGCTTCACGCATTATTTCTTCCTCCTCTATATTTGTTGCTTTTAATTGCGAAGTGGTTTTCCTTTTACAAGCATGTGTTGCATACGTTGCTGTGATTTTGGTTCAGCTACTAGGCTTAAGAAGGCTTCACGTTCAAGATCTAGCAAATATTGCTCATCGACTAGCGTTCCA
The sequence above is drawn from the Sporosarcina sp. 6E9 genome and encodes:
- a CDS encoding ABC transporter permease, whose translation is MTRLQLEKSDFEPLGIDQEASEKIVGESSSYWKDAGRRFRENKLAVFGVIMIVLLAIMALIGEPISGKSYDDTNIMNVNKTPTAEHWFGTDNLGRDIFARTWYGARISLFIGLMASLIDLVIGVIWGAISGFFGGKVDEYMMRIADILYGVPYLLVVILLMVVMPPGLWTMIIAMSITGWISMARIVRGQVLQLKSEEYVMASKSLGASNFRLMFRHLIPNTLGPILVTLTLTIPTAIFTEAFLSYLGLGVPAPRASWGTMSSDALSGFEYYPYQLFFPAFFICLTILAFNVIGDGLRDALDPKEGK
- a CDS encoding ABC transporter permease, with product MARYLLKRIGYILISLLFIITITFGLMKLAPSGPFTSERKTSPAIERQMQEAYGLNDPIHEQYFNYLISAAKFDFGPSFKYEGQQVTDIIKRSFPYSLILGLEAIFIALAFGVLFGTVAAIRHNKGSDYTVMVIAILGISVPSFVMATILQYIFSMQLSLLPIARFESFAHTILPAFALATTPLAFIARLMRSSMLEVLNADYIKTAKSKGLSERVVIYKHGLRNAILPVVSYMGPLVAGILTGSFIIEKIFGIPGLGREFVESVTNRDYTVIMGTTVFFSVLLLISILIVDLIYGWVDPRIKLANKGANS
- a CDS encoding peptide ABC transporter substrate-binding protein, with amino-acid sequence MKKSWLALLVLVFTMSMILAACGDEKTGEKEGTSGEKEETGKLAADQTLNVNIRSEPPSLNPALATDTTSGAVLNQTFEGLMRVNQEGKVEEAMAESYEMSDDGLKYTFKIREGAKWSNGDAVSAKDFEYAWKWVLDPANVDTDYAYQLYMIKGAEAAKENGGSLDDVAVTAEDDQTLVVELEQATAYFLELTAFYTFFPVNASVAEANPNWAQDQSDTYVTNGPFLMDSWKHKDEIVLKKNPEYWDADTVKLETITMVMIEDENTAKQMYDKGEIDWLGSPTDSIPLAAIPSYKKDDVLNISPLAGVYYYAFNTEAEPFNNVNIRKAFAMAINRQGIVDNITQAEQAPAMALVPPSIFEENAEGYFKDNDIEEAKKLMEKGLEELGLSEMPTIKLSYNTSEAHGSIAQAVQDMWKKNLEINVELHNEEWGVYLDSMGAGDFQVGRMGWLADFNDAINFLEIFETKGGNNYTNWENSEYQGLLKESRTETDAKAREDLLRKAEDIFMDELPLAPLYFYTNVWTNKDKVKNVEVSPLGLVQYKWGYIAEE
- a CDS encoding MetQ/NlpA family ABC transporter substrate-binding protein, which codes for MKKVLSAILLAALVLTLVACGTKNEGDKNNASSDGGNAQEEKTLVVGASNIPHAIILEKVKPMLKEEGVDLVIDQYTDYIMPNTDLDSGEIDANYFQHIPYLESQMSDHGYDFVNAGEIHIEPIGVYSKKYKSLKELPDGATILMSNSIADHGRVLAMLEAQGLIKLNEDIKKTTAEVKDIIDNPKNINFEADYEAALLPQLYNNDEGDAVLINSNYAIDAGLNPMEDSIALEDSDSPYVNVIAVRKGDEEKAEIKALINALKSKEIQDFIIEEWKGSVVPVK
- a CDS encoding methionine ABC transporter permease gives rise to the protein MIENLFPHVDWAKMWEATLETLYMTAMSTVFTFVIGLALGVLLFLSGPGQLWANKLISTLAGAFVNLFRSIPFIILIILLIPFTKFLLGTIRGPEAALPALIIGAAPFYGRMVLIALQEIDRGVIEAAKSMGAKTSTIIFKVLLPESMPALISGITVTAIALVGYTAMAGVIGAGGLGTLAFLDGFQRSREDVTIMATILILIVVFIIQFIGDFAVKKLDKR
- a CDS encoding methionine ABC transporter ATP-binding protein → MIQLKNVNKVFGEGANSIVAVDGVTFDIAEGEIFGVIGYSGAGKSTLIRLLNGLEMPTSGAITIGGLEISAIKGQQLRKARQKVSMIFQHFNLLWSRTVKDNIAFPLEIANVPKVERDRKVAELIELVGLKGRENAYPSELSGGQKQRVGIARALANDPEVLLCDEATSALDPETTDSILNLLTDINERLGLTIVLITHEMHVIRKICHRVAVMEEGKVVEMGNVLEVFHSPREPITKRFLSQVTEPSETIVAMEHIKEEFPSGTLIKLVFVGERTGQPVITSLIRKFMIDVNIVQGNIAQTHDGAYGTLILQLVGEESIIQEAIHYLNEQDVRTEVIGND
- a CDS encoding thioredoxin family protein encodes the protein MDNWTREEWERQLEESDVAVFYLYTPLCGTCAVASKMMNVITVMKPEIPIGKADLNYLEDLAIDYKIESVPCLLIAKEGVLQEKVYAFHSVPDLLMKIS
- a CDS encoding toprim domain-containing protein, coding for MEFEKVLIVEGKSDRIRVSRILAEPIEIICTHGTISPYHLEELLASYEQHEMYVFMDADEDGEKTRALFKREYPLAIHLYTEKVYKEVETTPYNVLAAVLQAAHFEVRAEFL
- the gcvH gene encoding glycine cleavage system protein GcvH yields the protein MNTPKEFKYSEEHEWVKDEDGKYRIGITHFAQSELGDIVFVELPEVGDEITADEPFGSVESVKTVSELYAPISGKVVEVNEELEDSPEFVNESPYEQAWMIVVEPSNVSELDALMSAEDYDKMTIE
- a CDS encoding arsenate reductase family protein → MKLTYYGYPKCSTCRKAKKSLESYGVTFEEINIAENPPSEDELREMIAASELDIKKFFNTSGNVYRELKLKDKLPTMTEDEKIKLLSSNGMLIKRPIVYGNGKTTVGFKEETFEKVWR
- a CDS encoding acyl-CoA dehydrogenase family protein, which gives rise to MTELKTANLIKGGAFLIEDIEADRVFTPEDFTEEQKMIAKTTEDYVLNEVVPVIDNLENHEFEHSVRLLKKAGDLGLLGADVPEEYGGLGLDAISSALISEKMSRAGGFSITHGAHVGIGTLPIVLFGTEEQKEKYLPNSVTGDKISAYALTEPGSGSDALGASANAKLNEAGTHYILNGEKQWITNAGFADVFVVYAKIDGDKFSTFIVEKDFPGVSVGAEEKKMGIKSSSTRTLILQDAEVPVENLLGEVGRGHVIAFNILNIGRYKLGVGTVGGSKRALQLAIEYANGRKQFKTPISSFNLTKEKLATMASRTYAAESLVYRTIGYFEERNSAMTAEERKDGKAIAASIAEYAIECSINKIVGSELLDYVADEAVQLHGGYGFMAEYEVERIYRDSRINRIFEGTNEINRLLVPGTFMRKALKGELPLLEKAQGLQEELLMMMPEEIGDEALAQEKVLVKNAKKIGLLVAGLAAQRFGTKLEQEQEILVNIADIASNVFGMESALLRTEKAIARNGEEKEKQKILYTEVFCQEAFAEIEKDAKEVLLAAVEGDNQRMMLSALRKLTRSTPYNIIAKKREASEKLIDVERYIV
- a CDS encoding acetyl-CoA C-acetyltransferase, producing MREAVIVAGARTPVGRAKRGSLANVRPDDLGAIAVKETLKRAGGYDGPIDDLIIGCAMPEAEQGMNMARNIGALAGLPDTTPAITVNRFCSSGLQTIAYGAERIMLGASKAILAGGAESMSMVPMMGNVVRPNVKLAETAPQYYMGMGHTAEQVATKYGVSREDQDAFAVRSHERAAAAIATGKFNDGIVPVEVTQRYVNDDGKAAEKKFMFEMDEGVRHGTTTEVLARLRPAFSVTGSVTAGNSSQTSDGAGAVLIMDREVAEAEGLKPIAKFRSFAVGGVPPEVMGIGPIVAVPKALEIAGLSIEDIDLWELNEAFASQSLQVIRHLGLDMDKVNVNGGAIALGHPLGATGSILTIRMLDELKRQNKQFGVVTMCIGGGMGAAGVFELL